The sequence GAGAGGAAGAGCGAGGCGCCGTTGGGGTAGCTGCTTGCGCAGGACTGCGCGCACGTCGCGTCGCTGCAGTTCTGGGCGCAGGTGAGGATGTTGAGGCAGTCGGAGTTGTTCTCGCACGCGCTGCCCTGGCTGGAGCAGGCGCCGCTGAGCGCGTTCACCTCGCAGCTCTGGCAGGTCTGGCCGGTGGTGCCGGTGGTGTTGCTCGAGGTGGTGCTCGAGGTGCCCGTGGTGCCCGAGTTCGTCGAGGCCGTGGTGCCCGAGTTGGTGGACGCGGTCGTGCCCGAGTTGGTCGACGCCGTGGATGCCGTGGTGCCCGAGTTCGTCGAGGCCGTGGTGCCCGAGTTCGTCGAGGCCGTGGTGCCCGAGTCGGTGGACGCCGTGGTGCCCGAGCTCGTCGACGCCGTGGTGGACGTGGTCGCGGTGGTCCCGTTGGTCCCGCCGGATCCGTTGGTCGCGGTGGTGCTGCTCGAGCCGTTGGAGCCGCCTGTCGAGGAGCCGTTGTTGCCGCCGTTGCCGTTGCCGCCGCTGCCATTGAACGCGCAAACGCCCAGCACGCACTGCTGGGCGCCGGAGCAGGTGTTGCAGGCCCCGCCTTGGTTGCCGCAGTGGGCCGCGCTGGAGTCCTGGCAGGCGTTGTTCGCGTCGCAGCAGCCGGAACAGTTGCTGGGGCCGCAGGTCGAGCTACAGCCGGCGGCGGTCAGGGCCAGGGCTACGCCCAGGGCCAGCGTAGCAAAGACGGTCTTCATCGAGGTCCTCTCAGGAGTGGGGGGCGACGAGGAAGCGCCGTTCAAGCGGCCCTCGCACGTCTGGAACGGACGATACGCGAAATCTCCCGAGCCTCCAGCGGCGACGGCTGCGTGCCCCATGAAACCCTCCGATCAGAAATCGCTCCACGCAACCGCGCGACGTCACACGCGAGTTCGGGATGCGATCCGAACGGCCTCGCGATTTCTGATCGGCAACCCGCGATCGATCACGAGAAGCGAAAATCCGATCGGCGGTCTCTGTCCGCGTTTTCCACAGGCCTGCCAAGTGCCCGTTTTGGATCGGGAATTTGGCAAAACAAAAAAAGTTATCCACAGATCGCGGCAGAAAATTTGACCGCTCTCGGCCAGGGCTGATGATGCCTCAGGGTCACGCGTGTTCTCGCGCGCGCCCGCGGTGTCATGGTCCAGAACCGTCGAAAGCTCGATCGCGCGCAAGCGGCCGCGGACCTCCGCGAGGCCGGTGGAAGGCTGGGCCGCGCGATCCTCGCGGTTGCCGCACTCGGTGCGGTGGGCACCGCGCTCGCCTTCGGCGGCCAGCTCGGCTGGCGCTGGCTCACCACCTCTCCCACTTTCGCCATCCACACCATCGAGCTGCGCGGCAATCGGCACGCCGCGAGCGATGAGCTGGTGCGGCTCTCCGGGCTGGTTCCGGGGGGGAATCTCTTCGCCGCAGACGTCGACGCCGCCGAGGCCGCGCTGCAGGGCGAGCCGTGGATCAAGGCCGTCGAGGTGCGCCGCAAGCTGCCAGATTCGATCTCCATCCGCGTGACCGAGCGCGAGCCTGCGCTCCTCGTCGCGCTCGACAAGCTCTACGTGGCCGACGTGGACGGCACCCTCTTCAAGCGCGCCCAGGCCGGCGACTCGCTCGACCTGCCGGTGGTCACGGGCTTGCCGCGGCAGCAGTTCCAGGAGCAGCGCGCCGCGGGCGAGGCCAAGCTCCGCGAGGTGCTCGACGTGCTCGCGGGCTACCGCGGCCGCGCGCTCGACGGCCGCTATCGAATTCAAGAGATCAACCTCGACGCCGACGAGGGGCTCTCGCTGCAGCTCGCGCCGATTGGGTCGCCGACCGAGCTCCAGACCGTGAAGCTGGGCGAGGCGCCCTTCGACGACAAGCTCGAGAAGCTGGCCACGCTCTGGCTGGAGTTCCAGCGGCGCGGCGTGAAGGCCCAGGTGGTTCACCTGGAGAACCGCACCCGGCCGAACTGGGTGGCGGTGAAGCTGGCGCTCGCCGATCCCGCGCCCGCGTCGACGAGCACGAAGCCGCCCGCGCGGCCCCACAACTAACTTTTGAGTCTCTTTTTTTAAACAGTGTGCAGCCACATCGCAGTTTGTAGCGACATGTAGCAAAGCCGGCGGCAGCGGTTACCGAGAGGGATCGCGAGGCCGGTGTGAACACGACGAGGAACGAGACCCGGGCGAGAGCCCGCGGGGCGACGGCGCCCCGGTCTGGTCACCAGCGCGGGCCGCGTCGGTAACAACGAGGGCTGGAGAGGGAACACATGGCAAAGAAGCAGTCGGGGGAGATCCTCGTCGGGCTCGACATCGGCACCACCAAGATCTGCGCGATCGTGGGCGAGGTCACCGAAGAGGGCGTGATCGACATCATCGGAATCGGGACCCATCCGTCGAAGGGGCTCCGCAAGGGCGTGGTCGTGAACATCGAGGCCACCGTGGGCTCGATCAAGCGC comes from Deltaproteobacteria bacterium and encodes:
- a CDS encoding FtsQ-type POTRA domain-containing protein; translation: MVQNRRKLDRAQAAADLREAGGRLGRAILAVAALGAVGTALAFGGQLGWRWLTTSPTFAIHTIELRGNRHAASDELVRLSGLVPGGNLFAADVDAAEAALQGEPWIKAVEVRRKLPDSISIRVTEREPALLVALDKLYVADVDGTLFKRAQAGDSLDLPVVTGLPRQQFQEQRAAGEAKLREVLDVLAGYRGRALDGRYRIQEINLDADEGLSLQLAPIGSPTELQTVKLGEAPFDDKLEKLATLWLEFQRRGVKAQVVHLENRTRPNWVAVKLALADPAPASTSTKPPARPHN